A genome region from Tepidisphaeraceae bacterium includes the following:
- a CDS encoding TIGR04282 family arsenosugar biosynthesis glycosyltransferase, which translates to MMSGPTLVVFIRHPQPGLAKTRLIPALGTHGAAILQHRMTLHTLAVARRLAASHQVAIQLHVSGDLSAVTELYGNGPWALVPQHHADLGARLIAAGTKAFEAGGPVVIIGTDCPGLTCEHLAGAFSAMRDADVAIGPATDGGYYLIGMRRFNANLFYGIDWSTSRVAAQTRTAAAAVGLDIAELPPLGDVDLPEDLPLTTATYAATCVALTGATGALGTHFLSRLLHQSPATRAIALVRPGVRSVAYQQLLTQFREQITELPCDLTAFDLTPSQRQSLAEADDFWHFAGSTNMHGRDSQEVAWRVNDGGTRTVVDALMSLPRPPRLFHISTAYVCGENIGTVCEDDGSPRDFRNSYEASKFAAEHHVRAALSAGLRGCILRPSVVVEDAPAAESAFKIIDLVGAAVLTASRTGEPLVLRLPRDAGINAVHADWLYEAMTTLAARPTVDHHTYHLTARRPLRVADIAELCAAEQSSWSVVLDPALSPRELPLTSRLLDRALAPFVPYLIADVQFDRSHFEAAAPDLARLPELDPLAVLRYRRRLEQSTTPPIAMHAGVR; encoded by the coding sequence ATGATGAGCGGCCCGACGCTAGTCGTCTTCATCCGCCATCCGCAACCGGGACTGGCAAAGACGCGGTTGATCCCAGCGCTCGGCACTCATGGTGCCGCGATCCTGCAGCACCGCATGACGTTGCACACGCTGGCCGTCGCGCGGCGATTGGCGGCGTCGCACCAGGTGGCGATCCAACTGCACGTGAGCGGTGATCTTTCCGCAGTCACAGAACTCTACGGCAACGGACCGTGGGCCCTCGTGCCACAGCATCACGCGGACCTGGGCGCACGATTGATCGCCGCTGGGACGAAGGCATTTGAGGCAGGTGGACCGGTCGTCATCATCGGCACCGACTGCCCGGGCCTTACGTGCGAACATCTCGCTGGCGCGTTCAGCGCGATGCGAGACGCCGACGTAGCGATCGGCCCGGCGACCGATGGAGGCTACTACCTGATCGGCATGCGGCGGTTCAACGCCAACCTGTTTTATGGCATCGACTGGAGCACGTCCCGAGTCGCTGCCCAAACACGCACCGCAGCGGCCGCGGTTGGGTTGGACATCGCGGAGCTGCCACCGCTGGGTGATGTTGATCTGCCTGAAGACCTGCCGCTAACGACTGCGACTTATGCGGCGACCTGTGTCGCACTCACCGGCGCCACCGGGGCGCTTGGCACGCACTTCCTAAGTCGCCTGTTGCACCAATCGCCTGCGACGCGCGCAATCGCGCTCGTGCGGCCGGGCGTGCGATCGGTCGCGTACCAGCAGTTGCTCACACAGTTTCGCGAGCAGATCACCGAATTGCCGTGCGACCTGACAGCGTTCGACCTCACGCCTTCGCAGCGACAGTCGCTTGCAGAAGCGGACGACTTCTGGCACTTCGCAGGCAGCACTAACATGCACGGCCGCGACAGTCAGGAGGTCGCGTGGCGCGTGAACGACGGAGGCACGCGGACCGTCGTCGACGCGCTCATGTCGCTGCCGCGACCGCCGCGGTTGTTCCACATCAGCACGGCGTACGTGTGCGGTGAGAACATCGGCACCGTATGTGAAGACGATGGCTCGCCGCGCGACTTTCGCAACAGCTATGAGGCGTCGAAGTTCGCGGCTGAGCATCACGTGCGGGCCGCCTTGTCGGCCGGGCTGCGCGGGTGCATCCTGCGGCCCAGCGTGGTCGTGGAGGACGCCCCGGCGGCAGAGTCGGCGTTCAAGATCATCGACCTGGTCGGCGCCGCTGTGCTGACGGCGTCACGAACGGGCGAGCCGCTCGTGCTGCGATTGCCGCGCGATGCGGGAATTAACGCCGTCCACGCCGACTGGCTGTATGAGGCGATGACGACGCTGGCGGCGCGACCGACCGTCGACCATCACACGTATCACCTGACCGCGCGGCGACCGTTACGCGTCGCCGACATCGCCGAGCTTTGCGCTGCCGAGCAATCGTCTTGGAGCGTGGTGTTGGACCCCGCCCTGTCGCCGCGCGAGTTGCCGTTGACATCGCGCCTGCTCGACCGGGCGCTAGCGCCGTTCGTCCCCTACCTGATCGCCGACGTGCAGTTCGACCGCTCGCATTTTGAGGCCGCCGCCCCTGATCTCGCCCGGCTGCCCGAGCTTGACCCGCTGGCCGTGCTGCGCTATCGCCGGCGGCTTGAGCAGTCGACGACGCCGCCCATTGCGATGCACGCGGGGGTCCGATGA